In the genome of Vulpes lagopus strain Blue_001 chromosome 9, ASM1834538v1, whole genome shotgun sequence, the window acatgtggctattgaatatttaaaatgtgattagcagagcacctgggtgtctcagtctaTTAGGTgactaattcttgatttcagctcagatcatgatctcagggtggtgaggttgagccccacccTGGATTCCAGGCTGAACAATGCATCTGCTgaagattccctctctctttttccctctccttctgcccctccctcatccccactctcactctctctccctaaaataaataaataaccaaacaaataaaatgtgattacCTCAAATTGAATTCGATGTAAGTGTAATCTACTTTGGATTTGTAATCCACATATGGATTTCAAAGATTTAGTACTAAAGAGAGTGTGAaatatctcatgaataatttttatgtatttattcatgtagTTAAGACCCAAGAGTGTTTTATGTATAAAACAACATATTTACCATGTCCAgtgttctttaatattttctatagtgTAGATTTGCTGGTGATGAATTCTCTCAGAATGTGTTCttctgaaaaagtctttatttctgttttgtgttatttttttaaagattatttatttatttgagagagagagaataagcagggagagtggcaaaccaagagagagaagcagactccccgctgagcagggagcctgacacagggctcaattccaggacccctggatcacaacctgagctaaaggcaaatgcttaacccactgagccacccaggtgcccctattttatattattttattttattatttaatttaatttaatttaatttaatttaatttaatttaatttaatttattttattttattttattttattttattttttgaagattttaattttgagtaatctctatacctggCATGGGGTTCAAATTTACAACCcagggatcaagagtcacatgttccactgactaaggcagccaggcacccctctttaattttttaaagttatttccaCTGAGAAGCACCTGCAccactgggtgactcagttgattaagcgtctgccttgggctcaagtcatgatcccagggtcctgggatccagtcccatgtcggacttTTATTAGTCCCATGTCGGACTTTTATtatgagctccctgctcagtgggaggcctgcttctccctctccctctgctgctccgcctgcttgtactctctctctgtcaaataagtaattaagtaatttttaaagaaaaggctGTGTTCACTGAATGGAGAATTCAGAGTTAGTGGCTTTTGTTCTTTTAGCAGGTTGAAGATGTCATTCTATTGTCTCCTGGCCTACATTGTTCCTGATTAGAAATCTATAGGCccatatcttttattttgtttgtaatgTGTATTCCTTTTCTCAGGGTGCTTTTACGATCTACTTTTTGTCATGAGttttcacaactttttttttttttttaattttatttatttatgatagtcacagagagagagagagaggcagagacacaggcagagggagaagcaggctccatgcaccgggagcccgatgtgggattcgatcccgggtctccaggatcgcgccctgggccaaaggcaggcgccaaaccgctgcgccacccagggatcccgttttcacaacttttattataatatgtgAGATTTCCCTTGCTCTACCTGCTTGGGGTTCTGCTGAGCATCTTGAATATGTGGATTGACAGTTTTCCTCAGATTTGCAACAAATGTTGCCAGTgtgtttttcaaatacttttctcttttttttcctctcccctgtTTATGAAACTCTAAGACACATATGCTGACACTTCATATTGTCGCCCAGCCAGGAAGGCTCTGTTCATTGGGTCTTTTTACCCTGTGTGTTTCAGTTTGCACAGTTTCCATTGCAATGCTTTCAAATTtagtgctttttctttccttcttagtGTCTAATCAGTTGTTAATCCTCCCagtgaaattttccattttgggtattgtttcatttctagaaattccatttttttaaatccctcatTCCTCTCCTCATTAGGCTTATGTTTCCCTTTAAATCCTTCAAGATACTTAAATTTGCTGCTTTAAGATCCTTGTCTACTAATGCCATTACCTTCATCATTGTTTATCTTGTGTATAGTCCGTGATTGATGCTTCTCCTTGTAGTCGCGTTTTTTTCCCTACTTCTTTATTTGTCCAATTTGTGCATTTTGCAATGTTGagtgctggattttttttttaatatacattccTGCTCATTCCAGCCAGGGCAgcgccccggggtgggggggtgctttGGGCACCCCAGGTCCTGCAACCTGGGAGGTGGCCCCAACTCTTGGAGCTAGAACGCAGGGACAGATGGACTTGCAGGCACTGCTGTCAGAAGTGCGAGGAGTCCAGCTATTGCCAGTCAAGTGAGGATGAAGTTGAAATTCTGGGACCTCTCCATGCCCAGACTCCTCCCTGGCTGGTGGCCAGCTGGAGCAGTGACAAGGACTGGGACTCTGTCCACACAGCTGGTGAAGTCCCTCTGACCCCTTGGACCAACTCCCCAGATCGAAGATGCTCGTCCTCGGCTCAGATACATCTAAGTCTACATACAGCCTGACCCGGAGGATTTCAAGTCTCGCACCCAGACCACCAGCTCCCCACTTACTGATATTAAACCCATTGAGTTTGGCGTTCTCTGCACCAAAAAAGGAACCCATCCAGCCCTCGGTGCTCAGATGGACCTATACCCCAGACAACTACTTCAGAAAGTTCAAGCCCCTGCTGTACTCCCTCGACTCCAACAGCAACGATTTGGACTTCCTAACAGACGAGGAGGTCTTGTCCAAGGACCAACTAGACATGCTGCGCCTCAGCACCCAGTATGACCTGCCGCACAGCCACCTGACGGTCCAGGTGATCGAGGCCAGGGACCTGCCACCGCCCATCTCCCATGATGGCTGGTGCCAGGACATGGCCCACTGGAGCCCCTATGTCAAGATCTGTCTCCTGCCAGACCAGAGGAACTCTAAGCAGACGGGGGTCAAATGCAAGGCCCAGAAGCCTGTGTTTGAGGGGCGTTACACCATAGAGATCCCCCTCCTCGGAGCTCAGAGGAGGCCCCTGCTGCTAACCATGgtgaattttgataaattttcCCACCATTGTGTCACTGGGAAGGTGTCGGTGCCTCTGTGCCAGGTTGACCTGGTGGAAGGCAGACCTTGGTGGAAGGCGCTGGTTCCCAGATCTCAGAATGAAGTGGAGCTGGGGGAGCTGCTTCTGTCGCTGAATTCTCTCCCAAGTGCTGGGAGACTGAATGTGGATGTCATTGGAGCCAAGTCACGTCTTCAGACCGATGTGAGCCAAGGTTCAGACCCCTTTGTGAAAATCCAGCTGGTACCTGGACTCAAGCTTGTGAAAACAAAGAAGACATCCTTCTTAAGAGGCACAATCGATCCCTTCTACAATGAGTCCTTCAGCTTCAAAGTTCCCCAAGAAGAACTTGAAAATGCCAGCTCGGTGTTTACAGTGTTTGGCCACAACTTGAAAAGCAGCAACGACTTCATCGGAAGACTTGTCACCGGGCAGTACTCCTCGGGCCCCTCTGAATCCAGCCACTggtggcagatgctcaacactcaCCGACCGCCCTGGAACAGTGGCACAGCCTGAGGTCCCCAGCTGAGTGTGACCGCGTGTCTCCTGCCTCGCTGGAGGTAACCTGAGGGCTGCAGGGAAGGCAGCTTtcatttgttggaaaaaaaaaaaaaggaagaaaatttaagacagaatatatatatatatatacattcctttaaaagattttagacTTTATTTGGGCAGGCACTTAAATTACTTGTTATTCAGTCTgagttttttcagttttcttataagCTTTTTTTAGAGCAGGTTTTGCACATCCTTGACTCTAGAGCTAGCTTATTTTCTCTCAGAAGACATGACCCTCCACTGTCACCACTGAATTCCTCTGGGTTTCAACAAAGACTCTACTCTGGGTGACCAGAACTCAGACATGTCCCAGCCCTGTGTGTTCCAGAAACTCCTCCGTTTACAGTCCTGTGGTTGTTCTCTGCCCAGCCAGCCTCATGGACTTTCACCCGTCACAGCTGTGGTTTAGTACCCAACGTCCTACTCAAGGGGAGTATGTATAAAATACTCCAGACAGTTCCCTCCTCCCTGGGACGCTGACCCTCAAATTCCAGACACTTCACTCTTCCAAAATTCCAACCTCTGTCTCCTGCCTTCACTGCAATCTGAAAAGTGCCTCCAGACAGAAAGCCCAGATGCACAAAAAGTCCACGTCGTTTGCTGCTCCCCTTCTCTCCTGAATCATAGTCCTGCGCTGCCTCTTGCCTAATGTGCAAAAACAGTTACCCCCGAGGCTTCGTCCAGTTACCTCATTGTTTACCGCGAGATGGTGCTCCCATCATGGTGACTCCATAATGGCCAGAGGCAGAAGTAAGCCTGTATGAAATATgacagtttataaaaataaagatgttttatttacttaaaattttttaatgttttttttttaaaggaaatg includes:
- the LOC121499151 gene encoding synaptotagmin-17-like yields the protein MLVLGSDTSKSTYSLTRRISSLAPRPPAPHLLILNPLSLAFSAPKKEPIQPSVLRWTYTPDNYFRKFKPLLYSLDSNSNDLDFLTDEEVLSKDQLDMLRLSTQYDLPHSHLTVQVIEARDLPPPISHDGWCQDMAHWSPYVKICLLPDQRNSKQTGVKCKAQKPVFEGRYTIEIPLLGAQRRPLLLTMVNFDKFSHHCVTGKVSVPLCQVDLVEGRPWWKALVPRSQNEVELGELLLSLNSLPSAGRLNVDVIGAKSRLQTDVSQGSDPFVKIQLVPGLKLVKTKKTSFLRGTIDPFYNESFSFKVPQEELENASSVFTVFGHNLKSSNDFIGRLVTGQYSSGPSESSHWWQMLNTHRPPWNSGTA